One region of Elusimicrobiota bacterium genomic DNA includes:
- a CDS encoding DUF721 domain-containing protein, protein MAAFRKRWATANDLVRSFKFRAGVQSDKISILNAVWERELGHFSRHWSLLGVQRGMLFIKPNSAAAAQELVMRRAEIVRTLNKHFSRAWIKGIKTTSK, encoded by the coding sequence ATGGCTGCGTTCAGGAAGCGCTGGGCCACGGCCAATGATTTGGTTCGGTCGTTCAAGTTCCGGGCCGGGGTGCAGTCGGATAAGATTTCCATACTCAACGCGGTGTGGGAGCGGGAGCTTGGGCATTTTTCCAGGCACTGGTCCTTGTTGGGAGTGCAGCGGGGCATGCTTTTCATCAAGCCCAACTCAGCCGCGGCGGCGCAGGAATTGGTCATGCGCCGCGCAGAGATCGTGAGAACCCTGAATAAACATTTCAGCCGAGCCTGGATAAAAGGAATAAAGACGACGTCGAAATGA
- the dnaN gene encoding DNA polymerase III subunit beta has product MKIHCSKEDLSQGVQTIQSALSARTTLPILLNFLLETENAKVKVVSTDLEMGVKHYIGAEVESDGSITIPAKKFSDILHSLPDGHEIELSVDSGGKVQLKCGRSRFGIMGAPKSEYPILPEFNKQNAFEASANAIGDMVKKTIFAASSDETRHVLNGVFWSASKGTLEMVATDGRRLAVAARKVVPKEKDFHVIVPTKILAELLRLLGAAGPGEDKLLVAVAENQIAFQYKETSLLSRLVGGSFPHYQQVIPSKKDISIRVDTREMLAITKRASLCAVDRGGSVKYSLVSSALQVTASSQNLEFMDELPVEYKGDGLQVAFNPQFVMDALKHIDTEKVDLGFTTPVNPALVEPVGGGEYRFVIMPMRI; this is encoded by the coding sequence ATGAAAATACACTGTAGCAAAGAGGATCTGTCTCAAGGTGTTCAAACGATCCAATCGGCCCTTTCCGCTCGAACCACTTTACCCATACTGCTGAATTTTCTTTTAGAGACCGAGAACGCGAAAGTGAAGGTCGTCTCCACTGATCTTGAGATGGGGGTGAAGCATTACATAGGCGCCGAAGTCGAAAGCGACGGCAGCATCACCATTCCGGCTAAAAAGTTCTCCGATATCTTGCACAGCCTGCCGGACGGCCATGAAATCGAGCTTTCGGTGGATTCCGGGGGCAAGGTCCAGCTCAAGTGCGGCCGGTCCAGGTTCGGGATCATGGGAGCTCCCAAGTCCGAGTACCCCATCCTTCCCGAGTTCAACAAGCAGAACGCTTTCGAGGCCTCGGCCAATGCCATCGGGGATATGGTCAAGAAGACTATATTCGCGGCTTCTTCGGATGAGACCAGGCACGTCCTCAATGGAGTTTTCTGGTCGGCTTCCAAGGGAACTCTCGAGATGGTGGCCACCGATGGCCGCCGGCTCGCCGTGGCCGCCAGAAAGGTCGTTCCGAAGGAGAAGGATTTCCATGTTATAGTGCCCACCAAGATACTGGCCGAGCTCCTGCGGCTTTTGGGCGCGGCCGGTCCGGGCGAGGACAAGCTGCTGGTAGCCGTTGCTGAGAATCAAATCGCTTTTCAATACAAGGAAACGTCGCTCCTCTCCCGTTTGGTCGGTGGAAGCTTCCCCCACTATCAGCAGGTGATCCCAAGCAAGAAGGATATTTCCATTAGAGTGGACACCAGGGAGATGTTGGCCATCACCAAGAGGGCCTCCCTGTGCGCCGTGGACAGAGGCGGCTCCGTAAAGTATTCCCTGGTCTCCAGCGCCCTCCAAGTGACGGCTTCCAGCCAAAACCTTGAGTTCATGGACGAGCTTCCTGTGGAATACAAGGGGGACGGCCTTCAAGTGGCCTTCAATCCCCAGTTCGTCATGGATGCCCTGAAGCATATAGACACGGAGAAGGTGGACCTGGGGTTTACCACCCCCGTCAATCCCGCCTTGGTCGAGCCGGTGGGAGGCGGGGAGTACCGGTTTGTGATCATGCCCATGAGGATTTGA
- the dnaA gene encoding chromosomal replication initiator protein DnaA, which translates to MNNLTMSPQEIWAKAAEKLRAEIGEEQAELWLKPVEALRLENQVLWVRVPNKFFSNGIREHYQKRLAAFLRDIAGIAIDIEYEMARDLRTVLPGPDPISQPASQSDFPLSELNPRYTFATFVVGDSNRFAHATAESIVKSPGTQFNPFFIYGGVGLGKTHLMHAIGHAMRKEFPRGRVLYTTSEQFVNEFINSIQQNKSDDFRSKFRHLDCLLIDDIQFLIAKDRSEQEFFHTFNSLRDARKQVVISSDRSPKEMSPSEQRLISRFEWGVVADIKPPDLETRIAILRKKAELEQFYVPDDVILFVASTIKTNIRALEGSLIRLKAFSSMTGSQLTVDDAKSILKDSLSNEASAPVQVDTIQKIVSHKYSVEVKDLKGNQRTASIALPRQLAMYLSCIMTDLSLKDIGRAFGGKDHTTVLHARKKIKEQIEADPFFLEVVNKLQADIRAVENK; encoded by the coding sequence GTGAATAACCTAACCATGTCCCCCCAGGAGATATGGGCCAAAGCCGCGGAAAAACTGCGCGCGGAAATAGGCGAGGAGCAGGCCGAGCTTTGGCTTAAGCCCGTGGAGGCTCTGCGCTTGGAAAATCAGGTGCTTTGGGTCAGGGTTCCCAATAAATTCTTCTCGAACGGCATTCGCGAGCACTATCAGAAGCGCCTGGCCGCCTTCCTGCGTGACATCGCGGGCATTGCGATAGACATCGAGTATGAGATGGCTAGGGACTTAAGAACCGTGCTTCCCGGGCCAGATCCCATCTCCCAGCCGGCCTCCCAGTCGGACTTCCCCCTGAGCGAGCTCAACCCCCGCTACACCTTCGCGACCTTTGTGGTCGGGGACTCAAACCGCTTCGCTCACGCCACCGCGGAGTCCATCGTCAAAAGCCCGGGCACGCAATTCAACCCCTTCTTCATCTACGGCGGAGTGGGCCTGGGAAAAACCCATCTCATGCACGCCATCGGCCACGCCATGCGCAAGGAATTCCCAAGGGGCCGCGTTCTTTACACGACCTCCGAGCAGTTCGTCAACGAGTTCATCAACTCCATACAACAGAATAAATCGGATGATTTCAGGAGCAAATTTCGGCACCTGGACTGCCTCCTTATTGACGACATCCAGTTCCTGATCGCCAAGGATCGCAGTGAGCAGGAGTTTTTCCACACCTTCAACTCCCTGCGCGACGCGAGAAAGCAAGTGGTGATCTCTTCCGACCGCTCGCCCAAGGAAATGTCCCCCTCCGAGCAGAGGCTGATCTCGCGCTTTGAATGGGGCGTGGTGGCCGACATCAAGCCCCCGGACCTGGAGACGCGCATCGCCATTTTGAGGAAAAAGGCGGAGCTGGAGCAGTTCTACGTGCCAGACGACGTCATCCTGTTCGTAGCCTCCACCATAAAGACCAATATCCGAGCCCTCGAAGGCTCCCTCATCAGGCTCAAGGCCTTCTCCTCGATGACTGGCAGCCAGCTGACGGTAGACGACGCCAAAAGCATACTTAAGGACTCCCTCTCCAACGAGGCCTCCGCCCCGGTCCAGGTGGACACCATACAGAAGATCGTCAGCCACAAATACTCAGTGGAAGTGAAGGATCTTAAGGGCAACCAGAGGACCGCATCCATCGCTCTGCCGCGGCAGCTGGCGATGTATCTGAGCTGCATCATGACGGACCTGTCCCTCAAGGATATAGGCCGGGCCTTCGGCGGCAAGGACCACACAACGGTTCTGCACGCCAGGAAGAAGATCAAGGAGCAGATCGAGGCCGACCCGTTTTTTCTAGAGGTCGTCAACAAGCTCCAGGCCGACATCCGGGCTGTTGAAAACAAGTGA
- the raiA gene encoding ribosome-associated translation inhibitor RaiA — protein sequence MEIHLTAKHLKITPAIRDYVSQKLEKAQRYFDHIVWGQVFLYIEKRTHNAEILIHAPGQTFRALASAADLYSAVDLASDKVDSQLKKYKERLKGRYKAASIVAVPDGAALAGPLQFSVIKQQVSPMTPQEALQEMESLGQSFRIYQDKDSRQIQVLFRREDDSYGIVQPIKKGGR from the coding sequence ATGGAGATCCATCTCACGGCCAAACACCTGAAAATCACCCCCGCGATCAGGGATTACGTCAGCCAAAAATTGGAGAAAGCCCAGAGATATTTCGACCACATCGTCTGGGGCCAGGTTTTCCTCTACATCGAGAAGCGGACTCACAACGCGGAGATTCTGATACACGCCCCCGGGCAGACCTTCCGAGCTCTCGCCTCGGCCGCGGACCTTTACTCGGCCGTGGACCTGGCGTCAGACAAGGTGGATTCCCAGCTGAAAAAGTATAAGGAGCGCCTGAAGGGACGCTACAAGGCCGCTTCCATCGTTGCCGTCCCGGACGGGGCCGCCCTTGCCGGGCCCCTGCAATTTTCCGTGATCAAGCAGCAGGTTTCCCCGATGACTCCCCAAGAGGCTCTCCAGGAGATGGAGTCCCTGGGTCAAAGCTTTAGGATATACCAGGACAAGGACTCCCGCCAGATTCAAGTCCTCTTCCGTCGAGAGGATGACTCGTACGGCATTGTTCAGCCCATTAAGAAAGGCGGGCGATAA
- the hprK gene encoding HPr(Ser) kinase/phosphatase → MTLTVGDLLKEQGERLRLELVTGEKALLRPISVADLNRPGLALSGFLEHFRAERVQIIGIGEQAYCAKAPARRLSASLASMLDFPSLPCLIMTHNLKTPPLLAQACRKHGVPLLRSNLDTATLVSELGEVLESKLSSSVTVHGVLVDVYGLGVLIQGEPGIGKSECALELLKRGHILVADDAVHIQHRRGGVLRGSCPDPLKHYMEVRGLGVIDVKLLFGIGSILDRTRIELAILLEAWHSGTHYERIGLEVKKTSILDVDIPLIRIPVSPGRNLAVLIEVAALNQRLRSQGYFSAETFNQRLIDRMRSK, encoded by the coding sequence TTGACTCTAACCGTAGGGGACCTGCTTAAAGAGCAGGGAGAGAGGCTCAGGCTCGAGCTGGTGACCGGGGAGAAGGCTCTCCTGCGTCCCATTTCCGTGGCCGACCTCAACCGTCCGGGCCTGGCCTTGAGCGGGTTTCTTGAGCATTTCCGCGCCGAGCGCGTCCAGATCATCGGGATCGGGGAGCAGGCTTATTGCGCCAAGGCGCCGGCCAGGCGGCTTTCCGCGTCCTTGGCATCCATGTTGGATTTCCCGAGCTTGCCCTGCCTTATCATGACTCACAACCTCAAGACCCCGCCCTTGCTGGCCCAGGCCTGCCGCAAGCACGGCGTGCCCCTCTTGAGATCGAATCTGGACACCGCCACCTTGGTGAGCGAGTTGGGCGAGGTTCTGGAGTCGAAGCTCTCCTCGTCCGTGACCGTGCACGGTGTCTTGGTGGACGTCTACGGTCTCGGGGTTCTGATCCAGGGCGAGCCGGGGATAGGCAAGTCGGAGTGCGCCCTGGAGCTCTTGAAGCGCGGCCATATCCTGGTGGCCGATGACGCGGTCCATATACAGCACCGCCGGGGCGGAGTCCTGCGGGGCAGCTGCCCGGACCCCCTTAAGCATTACATGGAGGTCCGCGGCCTGGGCGTGATCGACGTTAAGCTCCTGTTCGGCATAGGCTCCATTCTCGACCGCACGCGCATTGAGCTTGCGATCCTGCTCGAGGCCTGGCACAGCGGCACCCATTACGAGCGGATCGGGCTCGAGGTCAAGAAGACTTCGATTTTGGACGTGGACATTCCCCTTATTCGCATCCCCGTCAGCCCCGGCCGCAACTTGGCCGTCCTCATCGAGGTTGCGGCTTTGAACCAAAGGCTGCGCTCGCAGGGCTATTTTTCCGCCGAGACCTTCAACCAAAGGCTCATAGACCGAATGAGGTCCAAGTGA
- the rapZ gene encoding RNase adapter RapZ gives MKGMKGRKVFIITGVSGAGKSQALKAFEDFGFFCVDNLPAVLLNHFADLLINSPTLRRVALGMDIRGGKFLGDLPKLLKQLKARGLEHRVLFLDASDATVIQRFSETRHRHPLGKKISEAVKEERRRLLPIKEIADKVINTTSMTLGELKESLSETLQLTRTREMTLSVVSFGYKYGLPLDADIVMDVRFLPNPNYVSRLRPFTGLHAGVQQYVLKQPMARKFLDGYLALITSLLPHYVREGKSYLTIAVGCTGGRHRSVFITHYLARQLRLGGHPVQEFHRDINH, from the coding sequence GTGAAGGGGATGAAGGGCCGCAAGGTCTTCATCATCACCGGAGTCTCCGGGGCGGGCAAGAGCCAGGCCCTGAAGGCCTTCGAGGATTTTGGATTCTTTTGCGTCGACAACCTCCCGGCCGTGCTCTTGAACCACTTCGCGGATCTTCTCATCAATTCCCCGACTTTGCGCCGAGTGGCCTTGGGCATGGATATCCGGGGCGGGAAATTCCTGGGCGATCTGCCAAAGCTCCTCAAGCAGCTCAAGGCCAGGGGGCTCGAACACAGGGTTTTGTTTCTGGACGCCTCCGACGCGACCGTGATCCAGCGCTTCTCCGAGACGCGCCACCGCCATCCCTTGGGGAAAAAGATTTCCGAGGCGGTCAAGGAGGAGCGCCGCAGGCTCCTGCCTATAAAGGAAATAGCCGACAAGGTCATCAACACGACTTCCATGACATTGGGCGAGCTCAAGGAGAGCCTCTCGGAGACCTTGCAGCTGACCCGCACGCGCGAGATGACCCTTTCCGTTGTCTCCTTCGGCTATAAATACGGCCTTCCCCTGGACGCCGACATAGTCATGGACGTGCGCTTTCTCCCGAATCCCAACTACGTTTCGCGTTTGCGGCCCTTCACGGGCCTGCATGCCGGGGTGCAGCAATACGTGCTCAAGCAGCCCATGGCGCGGAAATTCCTCGACGGCTATTTGGCCCTCATCACGAGCCTCCTGCCCCATTACGTTCGCGAGGGCAAATCCTATTTGACCATAGCCGTGGGGTGCACGGGAGGGCGTCACCGCAGCGTCTTTATCACCCATTACCTGGCCCGGCAGCTCCGCCTCGGCGGGCATCCGGTCCAGGAATTTCACCGCGACATCAACCATTGA
- a CDS encoding PTS sugar transporter subunit IIB, which translates to MVFIRIDDRLVHGQVVEGWVPHLRADLVLVASDAAASDETQSLLMRLALPEGVELLVLPLGEASRHPALRGGYPGRALVLASGPQDVLKLLQEGAVFDQVNVGGLHYTAGRVQLGKAIFLSEEDKLALRKISQRGARLEGRALPGDKEADLLEMIASAELAR; encoded by the coding sequence ATGGTTTTCATCCGAATAGACGATCGCCTCGTGCATGGGCAGGTCGTTGAAGGCTGGGTCCCGCACCTGAGGGCCGATCTCGTGCTGGTCGCCTCCGACGCGGCGGCCTCCGACGAGACCCAGAGCCTTCTCATGAGGCTGGCCTTGCCGGAGGGCGTCGAGCTCCTGGTGCTGCCCCTGGGCGAGGCCTCGCGGCATCCCGCCTTGCGCGGGGGCTACCCCGGCAGGGCCTTGGTCCTGGCCTCTGGACCCCAGGACGTGCTCAAGCTCCTCCAGGAAGGGGCAGTCTTCGACCAAGTCAACGTGGGCGGCCTGCATTACACCGCGGGCCGGGTCCAGCTCGGCAAGGCGATTTTTCTAAGCGAGGAGGACAAGCTCGCGTTGCGCAAGATCAGCCAAAGGGGTGCACGCCTGGAGGGGAGGGCTCTGCCCGGCGACAAGGAGGCCGATCTCCTTGAGATGATCGCTTCGGCGGAGCTGGCGCGCTGA
- a CDS encoding PTS sugar transporter subunit IIC encodes MDQAPELWLAALGVSLVELDASHLSLFFFSRPIVAGPFFGWTLGNAALGAALGVLCELLNLGELPVGGHLPLNATVAAGAALLLALGEEALPVELALPMGFLAGWGHCRLETSLRRRRSVLGRWVESRLRVGDAPSLGALAAKELAKKFFLTFSVLLGVLAFRFLAPWLWQWTPPAAKEGLRLALLLSPSLALAVVFHGVRSKWA; translated from the coding sequence ATGGACCAGGCACCAGAACTGTGGCTGGCGGCCCTGGGCGTTTCTTTGGTGGAGCTTGACGCCTCCCATTTGAGCCTGTTTTTCTTCTCGCGGCCTATCGTGGCCGGCCCGTTTTTCGGCTGGACCCTCGGCAACGCCGCCTTGGGCGCGGCTCTGGGCGTTTTGTGCGAGCTCTTGAACCTGGGGGAGCTGCCCGTGGGGGGACACTTGCCCCTCAACGCCACGGTGGCCGCGGGGGCGGCTCTCCTCCTCGCTCTGGGCGAGGAGGCTTTGCCGGTCGAATTGGCCCTGCCGATGGGCTTCTTGGCTGGCTGGGGGCATTGCCGGCTCGAGACGTCTTTGCGCCGCCGCCGGAGCGTGCTGGGGCGCTGGGTGGAGAGCCGCCTGCGGGTCGGGGACGCGCCTTCCCTGGGCGCGCTCGCGGCCAAGGAGCTAGCCAAGAAATTTTTCCTTACCTTCTCGGTATTGCTGGGGGTGCTCGCTTTCCGCTTTTTAGCGCCTTGGCTTTGGCAATGGACTCCGCCGGCCGCCAAGGAGGGCTTGCGCCTGGCCCTATTGCTGTCGCCGAGCCTGGCCCTGGCCGTGGTATTCCATGGGGTTCGCTCGAAATGGGCATGA
- a CDS encoding PTS system mannose/fructose/sorbose family transporter subunit IID encodes MTFRDQFSLFWRSCLLQSCWNFERMQSLGLSFALNPWLKRCYPRSDERCEALLRHQEYFNTQPTMACLVLGMICALEEDIARAPRDQREAKILKLKALKAAVASALAGIGDALFWGALQPFCAALAAALGLFLWRLGAGAAAFPAMAAVYLAAYNAPALFLRWRGLRWGYEWREQIAVKLKGFRWQAWILRLRGMGLVLALGVYALIADASWPGAPAPQPWLGWLALVAYAAAGFSPWFSAYRLYGLTALAGALAAAAGWAP; translated from the coding sequence ATGACGTTTCGCGACCAGTTTTCCCTGTTCTGGCGCTCCTGCCTGCTTCAGTCGTGCTGGAACTTCGAGCGCATGCAGAGCCTGGGCCTCTCTTTCGCCCTGAACCCGTGGCTCAAAAGGTGCTATCCTAGAAGCGACGAGCGCTGTGAGGCTCTCTTACGGCACCAAGAATACTTCAACACCCAGCCGACCATGGCCTGCCTGGTTTTGGGCATGATTTGCGCGCTCGAGGAGGACATCGCGAGGGCGCCGCGGGACCAGCGCGAGGCGAAGATACTCAAGCTCAAGGCCCTCAAGGCCGCCGTGGCCAGCGCCTTGGCGGGGATAGGAGACGCCCTGTTTTGGGGGGCCCTTCAGCCTTTCTGCGCGGCCTTGGCCGCGGCGCTGGGGCTGTTTTTGTGGCGCTTGGGAGCGGGGGCCGCGGCCTTCCCGGCCATGGCGGCGGTCTATCTGGCCGCGTACAACGCCCCGGCATTGTTTCTGCGCTGGCGGGGCCTGCGCTGGGGCTACGAGTGGCGGGAACAAATCGCGGTCAAGCTCAAGGGTTTTCGCTGGCAGGCTTGGATCCTCCGCCTGAGGGGAATGGGCCTGGTGTTGGCTTTGGGGGTGTATGCCTTGATCGCCGATGCCTCCTGGCCGGGAGCGCCGGCGCCACAGCCGTGGCTCGGGTGGCTTGCCCTCGTGGCTTACGCGGCGGCGGGATTTTCGCCTTGGTTCTCGGCCTATCGTCTTTACGGCCTTACCGCTTTGGCGGGGGCTCTCGCCGCGGCAGCGGGATGGGCTCCATGA
- a CDS encoding HPr family phosphocarrier protein, which yields MIEREFVMKNKLGLHARPAALFVHEACRFKSSIHVSKDGLEINGKSVMGLMLLAAEKGSKLKIRAEGSDEKQAIEGLEKLFERKFDEE from the coding sequence ATGATCGAGAGGGAATTCGTGATGAAGAACAAGCTCGGACTCCACGCTCGTCCCGCGGCCCTGTTCGTGCACGAGGCCTGCCGCTTCAAGTCCTCGATACATGTTTCCAAGGACGGCCTTGAGATCAACGGCAAAAGCGTCATGGGCCTTATGCTCCTGGCCGCGGAGAAAGGGTCCAAGCTCAAGATTCGGGCCGAGGGGTCCGATGAGAAGCAGGCCATAGAGGGCCTTGAAAAGCTTTTCGAGCGCAAATTCGATGAGGAATAG
- the ptsP gene encoding phosphoenolpyruvate--protein phosphotransferase produces MIVIKGIPASPGIAMGKVYVMEDEEIVVNRIELPKELLSAEVKRFKAAQKATLRDLDAAESKVLKLLGREHAKLIDTHRLILRDSLITRDVAKRIMKEGVNAEFALSEALEVVNQQFEKMEDEFFRERRHDLFDVGKRLLSHLLKQSKRSLSDIDHSCILIARNLLPSDTLGLQETKILGFATDLGGKTSHTAILAQSMSIPAVVGLSDVSRRVKTGDSIIIDGEQGMVIINPGPETVAKYQRVQQKSLQEERALEQLRGLPAVTLDGKSFHLEVNLDSPDEVKAVAALHPDGIGLFRTEYLFLNRTSPPTEEEQAKAYLAIVKALDPKPVVIRTADLGGDRLSQLGLEGPQNETNPFMGLRGVRLFLRHLDLFKVQLRGVLRSCVKGHVRILIPMVSSLGEIQSVKRLLAQAQAELQAEGIESAKKAELGIMVEIPAAALILESLLPLVDFISIGTNDLIQYTLAVDRINEHVTHLYDPFHPAVIRLLDQIVKTARRKGKWVSVCGEMTSDPHAVPLLVGLGVDSLSVTPRLYLRIKQAVRGMRYQALAKLVDKAVDCSDSEEIRRLLADQGL; encoded by the coding sequence GTGATAGTCATCAAGGGAATTCCCGCCAGCCCGGGCATCGCCATGGGCAAGGTCTATGTCATGGAAGACGAGGAGATCGTCGTCAACCGCATAGAGCTTCCCAAGGAACTTCTGAGCGCCGAGGTCAAGCGCTTCAAGGCGGCCCAGAAGGCGACTTTGCGCGACTTGGACGCGGCCGAGAGCAAGGTGCTCAAGCTCCTGGGGCGCGAGCACGCCAAGCTCATAGATACCCATAGGCTGATCCTGCGCGACAGCTTGATCACCCGGGACGTGGCCAAGCGCATCATGAAGGAAGGGGTCAACGCCGAGTTCGCCCTCTCCGAGGCCCTGGAGGTCGTCAACCAGCAATTCGAGAAGATGGAGGACGAGTTCTTCCGCGAACGCAGACACGATCTTTTCGACGTCGGCAAGAGACTTCTCTCGCATCTCTTGAAGCAAAGCAAGCGCAGCCTCTCCGATATAGACCACAGCTGCATCCTGATCGCCCGCAACCTCCTTCCCTCGGACACCTTGGGGCTGCAGGAGACCAAGATCTTGGGATTTGCCACCGACCTCGGAGGCAAAACCAGCCACACCGCGATCCTGGCGCAAAGCATGAGCATTCCCGCCGTGGTGGGTCTTTCGGACGTGAGCCGCCGGGTCAAGACCGGAGATTCCATCATCATCGACGGCGAGCAGGGCATGGTCATCATCAACCCAGGGCCGGAGACCGTGGCCAAGTACCAGCGGGTGCAGCAGAAGTCCCTGCAGGAGGAGCGGGCTCTTGAGCAACTCCGGGGCCTGCCCGCAGTTACTTTGGACGGGAAAAGCTTCCACCTCGAGGTCAACCTCGATTCGCCCGACGAGGTCAAGGCCGTGGCGGCCCTTCATCCGGACGGCATCGGGCTTTTCAGGACAGAATACTTGTTCCTCAACAGGACCTCGCCTCCGACCGAGGAGGAGCAGGCCAAGGCTTATTTGGCCATCGTCAAGGCCTTGGACCCCAAGCCCGTGGTCATACGCACCGCGGACCTGGGCGGGGACCGCCTGAGCCAGCTGGGCCTCGAGGGCCCGCAGAACGAGACCAATCCTTTCATGGGCCTGCGCGGGGTGCGCCTGTTCCTGAGGCACCTTGATCTCTTTAAGGTCCAGCTGCGCGGGGTCCTGCGCTCCTGCGTCAAGGGCCACGTCCGCATACTCATTCCCATGGTCTCCTCCTTGGGCGAGATCCAAAGCGTCAAGCGCCTGCTGGCCCAGGCCCAGGCCGAGCTCCAGGCCGAGGGAATCGAGAGCGCAAAGAAGGCGGAGCTCGGCATCATGGTGGAGATCCCCGCCGCCGCGCTCATCCTCGAGTCGCTCCTGCCCCTGGTGGACTTCATTTCGATCGGGACCAACGACCTGATTCAATACACCTTGGCCGTGGACCGCATCAACGAGCACGTGACTCATCTCTACGATCCTTTCCATCCCGCGGTCATACGCCTGCTCGACCAAATCGTCAAGACCGCGCGCCGCAAGGGCAAATGGGTGAGCGTCTGCGGGGAGATGACCTCGGATCCCCACGCCGTCCCGCTCCTGGTGGGGCTGGGGGTGGACAGCCTTTCTGTCACTCCGCGCCTGTACCTCAGGATCAAGCAGGCGGTGCGGGGGATGCGCTACCAGGCGCTTGCCAAGCTCGTGGATAAGGCCGTGGATTGCTCGGATTCCGAGGAAATCAGGCGGCTTCTGGCCGACCAGGGCTTATAG